The window AGCTCGCGAAGGCGGCCGCCGAGAACGGCATCACGTTCATCGGCCCTGGCGAGCACGTGCTCGAGATGGCGGGCAACAAGGTCACGGCGAAGGAGCACGCGATCGCGGCGGGGGTGCCGGTGCTGAAGTCCTCGCCGGCGACGACCGACCTCGACGTGCTGATCGCCGCGGCCGACGAGATCGGCTTCCCGGTGTTCGCGAAGGCCGTCGCGGGCGGCGGCGGGCGGGGGATGCGCCGGGTCGAGACCCGCGAGGAGCTCCGGGGTGCGCTCGAGGCCGCCATGCGGGAGGCCGACAGCGCCTTCGGCGACGCCACGATGTTCCTCGAGCAGGCGGTGCTCAGGCCCCGGCACATCGAGGTGCAGATCCTGGCCGACTCGACGGGGGAGACCCTGCACCTGTTCGAGCGCGACTGCTCGGTGCAGCGCCGCAACCAGAAGGTCGTCGAGATCGCCCCGGCGCCGAACATCAGCGACGAGCTGCGCGAGGCCCTGCACGCGGATGCGATCACGTTCGCGAAGTCGATCGGCTACGTGAACGCGGGCACGGTCGAGTTCCTGGTCGACACTGTCGGCGAGCGGGCCGGTCAGCACGTGTTCATCGAGATGAACCCGCGCATCCAGGTCGAGCACACGGTCACCGAAGAGGTCACCGACGTCGACCTCGTGCAGTCGCAGATGCTCATCGCCTCCGGCAGCACCTTCGACGAGCTCGGGATGCACCAGGACGACATCGTGCTGCACGGCGCCGCCCTGCAGTGCCGCATCACCACGGAGGACCCGACCGCGGGCTTCCGCCCCGACACCGGCAAGATCGCCGCCTACCGCTCGCCGGGCGGCGCGGGCGTGCGGCTCGATGGCGGCACCGTCGACGTCGGCGCGCAGATCTCACCCCATTTCGACTCGATGCTCGCGAAGATGACCTGCCGCGGCCGCGACTTCCCGGCCGCCGTGCGACGGGCGCGCCGCGCTCTGGCGGAGTTCCGCATCCGGGGCGTGTCCACGAACATCCCGTTCCTGCAGGGAGTGCTCGACGATCCGTCGTTCGCCGCCGGCGACCTGAGCACGAGCTTCATCGAGGAGCGGCCGCAGCTCTTGGCCGGGCATCCGTCGAAAGACCGGGGCACGAAGATCCTGAACTGGCTCGCCGACGTCACGGTGAACCAGCAGAACGGGCCGCGCACGGTGACCGTGCATCCGGTCGACAAGCTGCCCGCCGTCGATCTCAGTGTTCCCGCCCCCGCCGGCAGCCGGCAGAGGCTGCTCGAGCTCGGCCCGGTCGGGTTCGCCGAGGCGCTGCGGGCGCAGACCGCCCTCGCGGTGACCGAGACGACGATGCGGGATGCCCACCAGTCCCTCCTCGCGACCCGCGTGCGCACCCGCGACCTCGTCGCGGTCGCGCCCTACGTCGCCCGGCTCACCCCCGAGCTGTGGAGCGTCGAGGCGTGGGGCGGCGCGACCTACGACGTGGCGCTGCGCTTCCTGGGGGAGGACCCGTGGGAGCGCCTCGCCGTGCTGCGGGAGGCCCTGCCGAACGTGGCGATCCAGATGCTGCTCCGAGGCCGCAACACCGTCGGCTACACCCCGTACCCCACCGAGGTGACCGACGCCTTCGTGCGCGAGGCCGCCGCGACCGGCGTCGACGTCTTCCGCATCTTCGACGCCCTCAACGACGTGAACCAGATGCGCCCCGCGATCGAGTCGGTGCTCGCCACCGGCAGCACGATCGCCGAGGTCGCCGTCTGCTACACCGGCGACCTCCTCGACCCGGCCGAAGACCTCTACACCCTCGACTACTACCTGCGCCTGGCCGACGAGATCGTCACGGCCGGCGCGCACGTGCTGGCGATCAAGGACATGGCGGGGCTGCTGCGCCCGGCCGCCGCCGCGAAGCTCGTGTCGGCCCTCCGGGAGCGGTTCGACCTGCCGGTGCACGTGCACACGCACGACACCGCGGGTGGGCAGCTCGCGACGCTGCTCGCCGCCAGTGCGGTGGGCGCGGACGCGGTCGACGTGGCCAGCGCACCGATGGCCGGCACCACGAGTCAACCGAGCGCATCCGCTCTGGTCGCCGCGCTCGCCCACACCGAGCGCGACACCGGTCTGTCGTTGAGGGCCGTGAGCGACCTCGAGCCGTACTGGGAGGCCGTGCGCCAGGTCTACCGCCCGTTCGAGTCGGGCCTCGCGGGCCCCACGGGCCGTGTCTACAACCACGAGATCCCGGGCGGGCAGCTGTCGAACCTGCGTCAGCAGGCGATCGCGCTGGGTCTCGCCGACGACTTCGAGCGGGTGGAGGACCTGTACGCCGCCGCGAACAAGATCCTCGGCCGCATCCCGAAGGTCACCCCCTCGTCGAAGGTGGTCGGCGACCTCGCCCTGCACCTCGCGGCGGTGAAGGCCGACCCGGCCGACTTCGAAGAGAACCCGGGCAACTACGACATCCCCGACTCGGTCGTCGGCTTCATGGCCGGCGAGCTCGGCGAGTTGCCCGGCGGCTGGCCCGAGCCGTTCCGCACCAAGGTGCTCGCGGGCCGCGACGTGAAGGTCGGGGTCACCCCGGTCGACGACGCCGACCTGGCCGCGATCGCTCCGGATGCCGACGGCCGCGAGCGGCGTGCGACCCTGAACCGGCTGCTGTTCCCGGCCCCGACCCGCACCTTCGAGCAGCTGCGCGAGCTGTTCGGCGACCTCTCCGTGGTCGACACCGTCGACTACCTCTACGGCCTCCAGCAGGGCACCGAGCACGTGGTCGAGATCGCCCGCGGCGTGCGCCTGTTCGTCGGCCTCGAGGCCATCGGCGAGGTCGACGAGAAGGGTGAGCGCACCGTCATGACGACCTTGAACGGCCAGCTGCGCCCGGTGAACGTGCGCGACCGTTCGGTGAAGGTCGAGACCAAGACGGCCGAGAAGGCGGATGCGGCCCAGCCCGGGCAGGTGCCGGCTCCGTTCTCCGGCGTCGTCACCGTGAAGGTCGCGGTGGGCGACACCGTCGCCGCCGGCGCCCCGGTCGCGACCATCGAGGCGATGAAGATGGAGGCCGCGATCACCACCCCGATCGCCGGCACCGTCTCCCGCCTCGCCATCCCCACCACCCAGCAGGTCGAAGCCGGCGACCTGATCGCCGTGGTGACCCCCGCATCCTGAGCACCCACCCCCGTCATCTTCGAAAGAGAACCACCGCTGTGACTGTTCGCGAGATCCGCCTGTTCGGCGACCCCGTGCTGAAGACCGTGTCCGACCCGATCGTGGAGATCGACGACCGGGTGCGCGCCCTCGTCGAGGACCTGCTCGACAGCGTGAAGGTGCCCGGCCGGGCCGGTGTGGCCGCCGCGCAGATTGGGGTCAACCTCCGGGCGTTCAGCTACAACGTCGACGGTCAGGTCGGGTACATCCTGAACCCCGTGCTCGTCGAGACCTCGGGCGAACCCGAGCTCGTCGACGAGGGCTGCCTCTCGGTGCCCGAGCTCTGGTTCAAGACGAGCCGGTACCCCTACGCGAAGGCGCGCGGCATCGACCTCGACGGCAACGAGGTCGTCGTCGAGGGCACGGGCGTGCTTGCGCAGGCGCTGCAGCACGAGACCGACCACCTCGACGGCCTGCTCTACCTCGACCGTCTCGACAAGCCCACCCGCCGCGAGGCCATGCGGCAGGTGCGCGAGTCGAACTGGTTCTGACCGGTGTGGTGCAGGGGCGACGGATGCGCGGCCCCTGCACCGGGGTCTGACGACCCTCCGGCTCAGAACACTGTCCGGCTCAGAAGACCAGGGACTGGCCCTCGGTGGCCGGGGCCGCCGAGTAGATGCCGTCGACGACCGCCGCGTAGTCCTTGAGGATCACGTTGCGCTTGATCGACATCTTGGGCGTGAGGTGCCCGCTGTCCTCGGTGAACTCGTCGGTGAGCACCACGAACTTGCGGATCGACTCGGCCCGCGAGACGAGGGCGTTCGCCGTGTCGACGGCGCGCTGGATCTCGGCCAGCACCGCCGGGTTGACGGCCGCCTCGGTGAGGCTCATCGTCGCATCCTGGCCGTTGTTGTTCAGCCACACGGGCAGCATCTCGGAGTCGAGCGTGATCAGCGCCGAGATGAAGGGGCGCTGGTCGCCGACCACGACGACCTGGCCCACGACCGGGTTCGCGCGGATCGGGTCCTCGAGCACGGCCGGGGCGACGTTCTTGCCGCCGGCGGTGACGATGATCTCCTTCTTGCGGCCGGTGATGGTGAGGAAGCCGTCGTCGTCGAGGGTGCCGATGTCGCCCGTCTTGAACCACTCCCCGTCCATCACCTCGGCGGTCGCCTCGGGGTTGTTCCAGTAGCCCGCGAACACGTTGACCCCCTTGATCAGGATCTCGCCGTCGCCCGCGAGCTTCACCGCGACGCCCGGCAGCGGGGGGCCGACGGTGCCGATCTTGAACTGCTCGGGCACGTTGACGGTGGCCGGCGCGGTGGTCTCGGTGAGGCCGTAGCCCTCGAGGATCTTGACGCCGAGGCTGCGGTAGAAGTGACCGAGGTGGTGGCCGAGCGGGGCCGAGCCCGAGACGGCGTACTTGACGCGTCCGCCCAGGGCGGCCCGGAGCTTGGACAGCACGAGCCGGTCGAGCACGGCGAAGCGCAGCTTCAGCCCGAGCGGCACGTGCCCGGCGTCCAGCGCCTCGGAGTGCTGCACGGCGACCGCCGCAGCGGCCCGGAAGATCTTGCCCTTGCCGCCGGCCTCGGCCTTCTGCTCGGACGAGTTGTAGACCTTCTCGAACACGCGTGGCACCGCGAGCAGGAAGGTCGGCTTGAACGACCCGAGGGCCGGCAGCAGGTTCTTCGTGTTCGACTCGTGGCCGACCTTCACGCCGCTGTACACCGACAGCACCGAGATGAAGCGCGCGTAGACGTGGGCGGTGGTGACGAACAGCAGCGTCGACGACCCGGGCGCGAGCACGTCGGCCATCGAGACCGCGGCGTTGCGGCTCAGCTCGACGAAGTTCGAGTGGGTCAGCACGCAGCCCTTCGGGCGCCCCATCGTGCCCGAGGTGTAGATGAGCGTGGCCAGGTCGGAGCCCTGGGCGAGGTTGCGCCGGCGCTCGACCTCGTCGTCGGACACCGCACCCCCCGTCGCCGCGAGCTTGTCGAGGTCTCCCAGGTCGACCTGCCAGACGCGGGTGACCAGCGGCAGGTCGGCGTGGATCTCGTCGAAGCGGGCGAAGTGGTCGGCCGTCTCGACGATGATGGCGGTCGCACCCGAATCGCTCAGGTTCCACTGCACCTGGGCGGGGGAGGACGTCTCGTAGATCGGCACCAGCACGGCACCGGCGAACCAGGTCGCGAAGTCGATCAGCGTCCACTCGTAGCGGGTGTGGCACATCAGGCCGATCTTGTCGCCCGGCTCGATGCCGGCCGCGATCAGGCCCTTGGCGACGGCCTTCACCTGGGTGAGGAACTCGGCGGCGGTGATGTCGCGCCAACCGCCGTTCTCGGGCACCGCGAACAGCGGCTGATCGGGGGCCTTGCGCACCCGCTCGACGAGCAGGTCGGTGACGTTCGCCCCCGGGTCGGCGGCGACGGCGGCAGGATTCTCGTACTGGTCCACGGCAGCTCCTTCGGTACCGGTCAGGTTCTTCTCCTCTACACTCTACTTGGTGCGCTCGGGGCTTCCCTGGGCGCACGTTTCGCCCGGTCGGAAGGAACCATCCATGCGCGCCATCGGCATCGACATCGGCGGCACGAAGATTGCCGGGGCCGTCGTCGACGAGTTCGGCACGATCGTCAAGCACGACCGCACGCCGACCATCGCGGCCGAGCCGCAGGTCATCGAGGACTCGGTCGTGGCGATGGTGCAGAGCCTGGCCGAGGGCGAGGAGATCGCCGCGGTCGGCGTGGCCGCCGCCGGCTTCATCGACGCCTCCCAGTCGGTCGTCTACTACGCCCCGAACATCAACTGGCGGAACGAGCCGTTCCGCGAGAAGCTGCAGGACCGTCTCGGCATGCACATCATCGTCGAGAACGACGCGAACGCCGCCGGCTGGGCCGAGTTCCGCTTCGGCGCGGGGCGGCTCGTCAGCGACATGGTCATGCTCACCATCGGCACGGGCGTCGGCGGCGCGATCGTCAGCGGTGACCGCCTGTTCCGCGGGGGCTTCGGCGCCGGCGCCGAGCTGGGGCACATGCGGGTGGTGCCGGGCGGTCTGCCCTGCGGATGCGGGGCCCACGGCTGCATCGAGCAGTACGGCTCCGGCCGAGCGCTGCTCCGGCTCGCGAACGAGCTGGCCGACGCGGGCGGCATCGGTCAGGTGCTGGCCTCGGTGCGGCAGCGGAAGGGCGTGCTCACCGGTCAGGACGTCAGCGAGCTGGTGACCATCGGCGATCCCGGCGCCCTGTCCGCCCTCCGCACCCTCGGCACCTGGATCGGCCAGGCCTGCGCCAGTCTCGGCGCGGTGCTCGACCCGCAGCTGTTCGTGATCGGCGGCGGGGTCGCCCAGGCCGGCGACCTGCTGCTCGACCCCATCCGCCAGTCGTTCCTGGAGAGCCTGCCGGCTCGCGGGTACCACCCCGAACCCTCGTTCGCGATCGCCGAGCTCGTCAACGACGCCGGTGTCGTCGGCGCCGCCGACCTCGCCCGTCAGTACGCAGAATCGATCTGAGCGTGTTCTACTTCCTCGCGAAATACCTGCTGATCGCCCCGGTGCTGAAGACGCTGTTCCGGCCCTGGGTGATCGGGCTCGAGAACATCCCGGCCTCCGGCGGCGCCATCCTCGCCTCGAACCACCTCTCGTTCAGCGACTCGGTGTTCCTGCCCGTGGTGGTCGACCGGCAGGTGTCGTTCCTCGCCAAGAGCGAGTACTTCACCGGCAAGGGCCTCAAGGGCTTTTTGGTGCGGCTGTTCTTCATCGCGTCGGGCCAGCTGCCGATCGACCGCGCGGGCGGCAAGGCCTCCGAGGCGTCGCTGAACACGGGCCTCCGGGTGCTGGCGCGCGGCGACCTGCTGGGCATCTACCCCGAGGGCACCAGGAGCCCCGACGCGAAGCTCTACCGCGGCCGCACCGGCGTCGCGCGGATGGTGCTCGAGGCGCATGTGCCGATCATCCCGGTCGCCATGATCGACACCGAGAAGGTCATGCCCATCGGCACGAAGCTGCCGAAGATCCGCCGGATTGGCATCGTCATCGGGGAGCCACTAGATTTCAGTAGGTTCGAGGGACTGGAATCAGACCGGTTCATCCTCCGCTCCGTGACCGACGAGATCATGTACGAGCTGCACCGCCTGGGAGGCCAGGAATACGCGGACGTCTATGCGACTTCGGTCAAGGAGAAACGCGTGCGACCGCGCGCCACCGCCAAATAGATACAGGGAATCCAAACCAGTGGTAGATCCAACAGAGCAAATCGTCGAAGCGGATGAATCGGTGATCGCGGGTCTGGACTATTGGCGCACCCTCCCGGTGAAGCAGCAGCCGTCCTGGCCCGACCAGACCGCCGTCGAGGCCGTCTCGCGCGAGATCGCCACGCTGCCGCCGCTCGTCTTCGCGGGCGAGGTCGACAACCTGCGCTCCCGGCTCGCCACGGCGGCCCGGGGCGAGGCGTTCCTGCTGCAGGGCGGCGACTGCGCCGAGACCTTCGCGGGGGCCACGGCCGACCAGATCCGCGACCGGGTGAAGACCATCCTGCAGATGGCCGTCGTGCTCACCTACGGCGCCTCGATGCCCGTCATCAAGATGGGCCGCATGGCCGGCCAGTTCGCCAAGCCGCGTTCCAGCGACACCGAGACCCGCGACGGCATCACGCTGCCCGCGTACCGCGGCGACATCGTGAACGGCTACGACTTCACTCCCGAGTCGCGCACCGCGAACCCGAAGCGCCTGCTCGACGGCTACCACATGGCGGCCTCGACGCTGAACCTCATCCGCGCCTTCACCCAGGGCGGCTTCGCCGACCTGCGCCAAGTGCACATGTGGAACAAGGGCTTCACCTCGAACCCCGCCAACGTGCGCTACGAGCAGCTCGCCGGCGAGATCGACCGCGCCGTGAAGTTCATGGTCGCGTGCGGAGCCGACTTCGAGGCGCTGAAGCGCACCGAGTTCTACGTCAGCCACGAGGGCCTGCTGTTCGACTACGAGCGGCCGATGACGCGCATCGACTCGCGCACGGGAACGCCGTACAACACCTCGAGCCACTTCATCTGGATCGGGGAGCGCACGCGCGAGCTCGACGGCGCGCACGTCGACTTCCTGTCGCGGGTGCGCAACCCGATCGGCGTGAAGCTCGGCCCGACCACGACCGGCGACGACATGCTGCGCCTGATCGACAAGCTCGACCCCGAGCGCGAGCCCGGCCGTCTGACGTTCATCACGCGCATGGGCGCGGGCAAGATCCGGGATGCGCTGCCCCCGCTGCTCGAGGCCATCAAGTCGAGCGACGCGCTGCCGCTCTGGGTCACCGACCCCATGCACGGCAACGGGCTGACCACGCCGAACGGCTACAAGACGCGTCGCTTCGACGACGTGGTCGACGAGGTCAAGGGCTTCTTCGAGGCGCACCGCGCGGCGGGCACGCACCCCGGCGGCATCCACGTCGAGCTCACGGGCGACGACGTCACCGAGTGCCTCGGCGGCTCGGAGCACATCGACGAGGCCACCCTCTCGACGCGCTACGAGTCGCTCTGCGACCCGCGCCTGAACCACATGCAGTCGCTCGAGCTCGCCTTCCTGGTGGCCGAGGAGCTCAAGGTCTCGAGCGCCGCCCGCGCCTGACCCTCAGGCCCCCGGCGACTTGCCGGAAAACGCCCTTCCGGAGCTCGGATAGGGCGTTTTTCGGCAACTCGCCTGAGGCGCGCGGCTAGAAGACGCTGAAGGAGACCGTGAGGGAAGAGCCTCGGGGGAGGCTCGTGCCCGGCGCCGGGTCGGTGGCGCTGATCTTGAAGGCGTCGGGGAGGGCGTCGGCGACGGCGTTGTAGCGGAGGTCGAAGCCGAGCTCGACGAGCTTCGGCTTGGCGTCGGCCCAGGACTGGCCGACGATGTCGGAGGGCACCGTGACGGGCTCGGGGCCGCGCGAGATGTCGAGGGTGATCGAGTCGCCCTGGTGCACGATGTCGGAGGGCAGCACGGCGTTGTAGACCTGGCCCTCGGGCACCTCCTCGTTGAAGTCGGAGGAGCCCTCGACGCCGACGAGGCCGACGGCCGACAGGGTCGCCTGCGCCTCCTCGAGCGTCTGGCCGATCACGCCGGGCACCGGGCCGAGCGAGACCACGAGCGTCACCGGCTGCTGCTCGCCGTACTCGGCTCCGAGCTGGTTGCCCGCCGTGTCGAGCGCTGCGAGCACGACACCGGCCTCGACGTCGCCGTTGAACTGCGTCTGCGAGTCGGTGTTCGTGAACCCGGCCTCCTCGACGGCGGCGCGCGCCTGGTCTTCCGGGATGCCGGTCAGTGTCGGCACCGCGAGCATCGCGGGCCCGGACGAGACGAGCACCGCGACGCCCGAGCCGGTCTGCACGCTGCTGCCCGAGGCGGGATCGGTGCCGATCACCGATCCGGCCGGAACCGTGGGGCTGGTGGCGGGGGTCTGCGACGCCTCGAGGCCGAGGCCCTGCAGGGTGGCGACCGCCGCATCCGGAGCCTGCGAGCTGACGTCGGGCACGGTGAGCATGGCGCCGGGCCCGGCGGCGAAGTACCAGGCGCCCGTTCCGAGTCCGGCGGCGACGAACAGGATGAGCGCGAACACCCAGAGGCCCCGCCGGCGCCGGCGCGCCGACTTGGTGGCGAGCTTCTGGCGGGTCTCCGAGTGCGAGCCGCTGTCGTTCAGCGCCGCGAGCGAGCCGGGCGAGCCGGGGGCACCGGGCGGGATCGGACCGG of the Herbiconiux flava genome contains:
- a CDS encoding pyruvate carboxylase, which encodes MFTKILVANRGEIAIRAFRAAYELGAKTVAVFPYEDRNSMHRLKADEAYQIGEVGHPVRAYLDVSEIIRVAKESGADAIYPGYGFLSENPELAKAAAENGITFIGPGEHVLEMAGNKVTAKEHAIAAGVPVLKSSPATTDLDVLIAAADEIGFPVFAKAVAGGGGRGMRRVETREELRGALEAAMREADSAFGDATMFLEQAVLRPRHIEVQILADSTGETLHLFERDCSVQRRNQKVVEIAPAPNISDELREALHADAITFAKSIGYVNAGTVEFLVDTVGERAGQHVFIEMNPRIQVEHTVTEEVTDVDLVQSQMLIASGSTFDELGMHQDDIVLHGAALQCRITTEDPTAGFRPDTGKIAAYRSPGGAGVRLDGGTVDVGAQISPHFDSMLAKMTCRGRDFPAAVRRARRALAEFRIRGVSTNIPFLQGVLDDPSFAAGDLSTSFIEERPQLLAGHPSKDRGTKILNWLADVTVNQQNGPRTVTVHPVDKLPAVDLSVPAPAGSRQRLLELGPVGFAEALRAQTALAVTETTMRDAHQSLLATRVRTRDLVAVAPYVARLTPELWSVEAWGGATYDVALRFLGEDPWERLAVLREALPNVAIQMLLRGRNTVGYTPYPTEVTDAFVREAAATGVDVFRIFDALNDVNQMRPAIESVLATGSTIAEVAVCYTGDLLDPAEDLYTLDYYLRLADEIVTAGAHVLAIKDMAGLLRPAAAAKLVSALRERFDLPVHVHTHDTAGGQLATLLAASAVGADAVDVASAPMAGTTSQPSASALVAALAHTERDTGLSLRAVSDLEPYWEAVRQVYRPFESGLAGPTGRVYNHEIPGGQLSNLRQQAIALGLADDFERVEDLYAAANKILGRIPKVTPSSKVVGDLALHLAAVKADPADFEENPGNYDIPDSVVGFMAGELGELPGGWPEPFRTKVLAGRDVKVGVTPVDDADLAAIAPDADGRERRATLNRLLFPAPTRTFEQLRELFGDLSVVDTVDYLYGLQQGTEHVVEIARGVRLFVGLEAIGEVDEKGERTVMTTLNGQLRPVNVRDRSVKVETKTAEKADAAQPGQVPAPFSGVVTVKVAVGDTVAAGAPVATIEAMKMEAAITTPIAGTVSRLAIPTTQQVEAGDLIAVVTPAS
- the def gene encoding peptide deformylase, translated to MTVREIRLFGDPVLKTVSDPIVEIDDRVRALVEDLLDSVKVPGRAGVAAAQIGVNLRAFSYNVDGQVGYILNPVLVETSGEPELVDEGCLSVPELWFKTSRYPYAKARGIDLDGNEVVVEGTGVLAQALQHETDHLDGLLYLDRLDKPTRREAMRQVRESNWF
- a CDS encoding AMP-dependent synthetase/ligase; protein product: MDQYENPAAVAADPGANVTDLLVERVRKAPDQPLFAVPENGGWRDITAAEFLTQVKAVAKGLIAAGIEPGDKIGLMCHTRYEWTLIDFATWFAGAVLVPIYETSSPAQVQWNLSDSGATAIIVETADHFARFDEIHADLPLVTRVWQVDLGDLDKLAATGGAVSDDEVERRRNLAQGSDLATLIYTSGTMGRPKGCVLTHSNFVELSRNAAVSMADVLAPGSSTLLFVTTAHVYARFISVLSVYSGVKVGHESNTKNLLPALGSFKPTFLLAVPRVFEKVYNSSEQKAEAGGKGKIFRAAAAVAVQHSEALDAGHVPLGLKLRFAVLDRLVLSKLRAALGGRVKYAVSGSAPLGHHLGHFYRSLGVKILEGYGLTETTAPATVNVPEQFKIGTVGPPLPGVAVKLAGDGEILIKGVNVFAGYWNNPEATAEVMDGEWFKTGDIGTLDDDGFLTITGRKKEIIVTAGGKNVAPAVLEDPIRANPVVGQVVVVGDQRPFISALITLDSEMLPVWLNNNGQDATMSLTEAAVNPAVLAEIQRAVDTANALVSRAESIRKFVVLTDEFTEDSGHLTPKMSIKRNVILKDYAAVVDGIYSAAPATEGQSLVF
- a CDS encoding ROK family glucokinase, yielding MRAIGIDIGGTKIAGAVVDEFGTIVKHDRTPTIAAEPQVIEDSVVAMVQSLAEGEEIAAVGVAAAGFIDASQSVVYYAPNINWRNEPFREKLQDRLGMHIIVENDANAAGWAEFRFGAGRLVSDMVMLTIGTGVGGAIVSGDRLFRGGFGAGAELGHMRVVPGGLPCGCGAHGCIEQYGSGRALLRLANELADAGGIGQVLASVRQRKGVLTGQDVSELVTIGDPGALSALRTLGTWIGQACASLGAVLDPQLFVIGGGVAQAGDLLLDPIRQSFLESLPARGYHPEPSFAIAELVNDAGVVGAADLARQYAESI
- a CDS encoding lysophospholipid acyltransferase family protein; translation: MFYFLAKYLLIAPVLKTLFRPWVIGLENIPASGGAILASNHLSFSDSVFLPVVVDRQVSFLAKSEYFTGKGLKGFLVRLFFIASGQLPIDRAGGKASEASLNTGLRVLARGDLLGIYPEGTRSPDAKLYRGRTGVARMVLEAHVPIIPVAMIDTEKVMPIGTKLPKIRRIGIVIGEPLDFSRFEGLESDRFILRSVTDEIMYELHRLGGQEYADVYATSVKEKRVRPRATAK
- a CDS encoding class II 3-deoxy-7-phosphoheptulonate synthase, coding for MIAGLDYWRTLPVKQQPSWPDQTAVEAVSREIATLPPLVFAGEVDNLRSRLATAARGEAFLLQGGDCAETFAGATADQIRDRVKTILQMAVVLTYGASMPVIKMGRMAGQFAKPRSSDTETRDGITLPAYRGDIVNGYDFTPESRTANPKRLLDGYHMAASTLNLIRAFTQGGFADLRQVHMWNKGFTSNPANVRYEQLAGEIDRAVKFMVACGADFEALKRTEFYVSHEGLLFDYERPMTRIDSRTGTPYNTSSHFIWIGERTRELDGAHVDFLSRVRNPIGVKLGPTTTGDDMLRLIDKLDPEREPGRLTFITRMGAGKIRDALPPLLEAIKSSDALPLWVTDPMHGNGLTTPNGYKTRRFDDVVDEVKGFFEAHRAAGTHPGGIHVELTGDDVTECLGGSEHIDEATLSTRYESLCDPRLNHMQSLELAFLVAEELKVSSAARA
- the pknB gene encoding Stk1 family PASTA domain-containing Ser/Thr kinase encodes the protein MIGRLIDGRYSVRSRIARGGMATVYLATDLRLERQVAIKIMHGHLADDAVFKERFVQEARSAARLAHPNVVNVFDQGQDSDMAYLVMEYLPGVTLRDLLKDYGKLTTEQTVDVMDAVLGGLAAAHKAGIVHRDLKPENVLLADDGRIKISDFGLARAVSANTATGQALLGTIAYLSPELLTRGTADARSDIYAAGIMMYEMLVGAQPYVGERPMAIAFQHANDPMPVPSAAQPGVPEQLDDLVLWATAKSPDDRPSDAREMLERLREAEREIVGARPVGNSTARTVVLPETFDADLDHAQTQVLESRRRTGQMTAVGGATGETTAYGAPLIPPTGPIPPGAPGSPGSLAALNDSGSHSETRQKLATKSARRRRRGLWVFALILFVAAGLGTGAWYFAAGPGAMLTVPDVSSQAPDAAVATLQGLGLEASQTPATSPTVPAGSVIGTDPASGSSVQTGSGVAVLVSSGPAMLAVPTLTGIPEDQARAAVEEAGFTNTDSQTQFNGDVEAGVVLAALDTAGNQLGAEYGEQQPVTLVVSLGPVPGVIGQTLEEAQATLSAVGLVGVEGSSDFNEEVPEGQVYNAVLPSDIVHQGDSITLDISRGPEPVTVPSDIVGQSWADAKPKLVELGFDLRYNAVADALPDAFKISATDPAPGTSLPRGSSLTVSFSVF